From Methylobacterium radiodurans, a single genomic window includes:
- a CDS encoding DUF3297 family protein has product MSDTPPDRLAANPNSPYYDEKLLERGVGVRFKGVEKTNVEEYCVSEGWVRLSAGKTLDRAGNPMTVKLKGPVEPYFRDAEAASEA; this is encoded by the coding sequence ATGTCCGACACGCCTCCCGACCGCCTCGCCGCCAACCCGAACAGCCCGTACTACGACGAGAAGCTGCTGGAGCGCGGCGTCGGCGTGCGCTTCAAGGGCGTCGAGAAGACCAATGTCGAGGAGTACTGCGTCAGCGAGGGCTGGGTGCGTCTCTCGGCCGGCAAGACGCTCGACCGGGCCGGCAACCCGATGACGGTGAAGCTGAAGGGCCCGGTCGAGCCTTACTTTCGCGATGCCGAGGCCGCCTCCGAGGCCTGA
- a CDS encoding glycosyltransferase family 2 protein: MQDLVAIVVAHDSAHALPDCLAALRAEGVPALVVDNASRDGSADLAERLGARVIRNPRNEGYGRANNIGIRAAEASYVLVVNPDLILRPGAVAGLRAAAASYPDAGLYAPRIVEPDGRFFFQAQSFLALYLRNPQGRRDPPEGDACAPFLSGACLMVERALFLELGGFDEAIFLFYEDDDLCRRVADAGRALVHVHAAEALHGRGRSSAPEPGRVFRARWHIAWSRAYVARKYGLPDPSPGTLLTNGLKAILALLVLRRAGWERYGGAAAGALAALRGRSALAREGLTESR, encoded by the coding sequence GTGCAAGACCTCGTCGCGATCGTCGTCGCCCACGACAGCGCCCACGCCCTGCCCGACTGCCTCGCGGCGCTGCGCGCCGAGGGCGTTCCGGCGCTCGTGGTGGACAATGCCAGCCGCGACGGCTCGGCCGATCTCGCCGAGCGCCTCGGCGCCCGGGTCATCCGCAATCCCCGCAACGAGGGCTACGGCCGGGCGAACAACATCGGCATCCGCGCAGCGGAGGCTTCCTACGTCCTCGTCGTCAACCCCGACCTGATCCTCCGGCCCGGTGCCGTGGCGGGCTTGCGCGCGGCGGCCGCGTCCTACCCGGATGCCGGACTCTACGCCCCGCGCATCGTCGAGCCCGACGGGCGCTTCTTCTTCCAGGCGCAATCCTTTCTGGCGCTCTACCTCCGGAACCCGCAGGGCCGCCGCGACCCGCCCGAGGGCGACGCCTGCGCGCCCTTCCTGTCGGGCGCCTGCCTGATGGTGGAGCGCGCCCTCTTTCTCGAACTCGGCGGCTTCGACGAGGCGATCTTTCTGTTCTACGAGGACGACGACCTCTGCCGCCGTGTGGCCGATGCGGGGCGCGCCCTCGTGCACGTCCACGCCGCGGAGGCGCTGCACGGGCGCGGGCGCTCCTCGGCGCCGGAGCCTGGCCGGGTCTTCCGCGCGCGCTGGCACATCGCGTGGTCGCGGGCCTACGTCGCCCGGAAATACGGTTTGCCGGATCCGAGCCCGGGCACGCTGCTGACGAACGGCCTGAAGGCGATCCTCGCGCTCCTCGTCCTGCGCCGGGCCGGCTGGGAGCGCTACGGCGGCGCGGCGGCGGGTGCCCTGGCGGCGCTGCGGGGACGGAGCGCCCTGGCGCGCGAGGGATTGACGGAGTCTCGATGA
- a CDS encoding CatB-related O-acetyltransferase — MHRLRSGRNPNNETRIHLAKLVRRYGFSIGAYSYGRPKVRFPESGRRLTIGRYCSIADKVEILLGGGHRLEWATTYPFAAMEGLFPDARAPDDYHVARGDVTIGHDVWLGSGCLILPGVTIGHGAVVAARAVVTRDVPPYAVAAGNPARVVRTRFDADTIGALLDAAWWDLPHATVSGLVPLLCSARTEDLLAALAVARAP, encoded by the coding sequence TTGCACCGGCTGCGCAGTGGGCGCAACCCGAACAACGAGACACGAATCCACCTCGCGAAACTGGTTCGGCGCTACGGTTTCTCCATCGGCGCCTATTCCTACGGGCGGCCCAAGGTACGCTTCCCGGAATCGGGCCGGCGCCTGACGATCGGCCGCTATTGTTCCATCGCCGACAAGGTCGAGATCCTGCTCGGCGGCGGCCACCGCCTCGAGTGGGCGACGACCTACCCGTTCGCCGCGATGGAGGGCCTCTTCCCCGACGCGCGGGCGCCGGATGACTACCACGTCGCCCGCGGCGACGTGACGATCGGGCACGATGTCTGGCTCGGCTCCGGCTGCCTGATCCTGCCGGGCGTCACGATCGGCCACGGCGCGGTGGTGGCCGCGCGCGCGGTGGTGACCCGCGACGTGCCGCCCTACGCGGTGGCGGCCGGCAACCCGGCCCGCGTCGTGCGCACCCGCTTCGACGCGGATACGATCGGCGCGCTCCTCGACGCGGCGTGGTGGGACCTGCCGCACGCGACGGTGAGCGGCCTCGTGCCGCTTCTGTGCAGCGCCCGCACCGAAGACCTGCTGGCGGCGCTCGCCGTTGCGCGGGCGCCCTGA
- a CDS encoding NADP-dependent malic enzyme produces the protein MADNMSEDLKSGALVYHRLPKPGKLEIQATKPLGNQRDLALAYSPGVAAACMAIHEDPQEAATLTIRQNLVAVLSNGTAVLGLGNIGPLASKPVMEGKAVLFKKFAGIDVFDIEVDQLDVDKLVDVVCALEPTFGGINLEDIKAPECFEVEERCRARMNIPVFHDDQHGTAIIVAAAVLNALELAGKNLTEAKIVTSGAGAAALACLNLLVSLGAKVENITVTDIKGVVYAGRTELMDRWKDVYAKETEARTLADVIPGADIFIGLSAGGVLKPEYLEKMAEKPLIMALANPYPEIMPDLAEKARPDAMICTGRSDFPNQVNNVLCFPYIFRGALDVGAHKINEEMKIAAVKAIAALARETPSDVVARAYGGEARPFGPRSLIPSPFDPRLILRIAPAVAKAAMDSGVAGRPVADIDAYAESLDRFVHRSGFIMKPLFSKAKEAPKRVIYAEGEDERVLRAVQALVEDGVAKPILVGRPRVVETRLKRFGLSIQEGRDFELIDPEDDPRYRAYVQTYLEVAGRRGITPEAARTLVRTNTTVIGAIAVRRGEADALICGLEGRFETRLRIIRDVIGLKPGLTQCAAMSLIVTKKGAFFLADTHVRPDPTEDEIVEVALACANHVSRFGQTPKIALLSHSDFGQSDTTSARKMRAALETLQERAPSLQVDGEMQADSALSELIRDRVLPGSRLKGSANVLIFPNLDAANIAFQFAKVLADALPVGPLLIGPAKPAHILTPSVTARGIVNVTVAAVVEAQGGEVDAGRDAAETGAGLQAE, from the coding sequence ATGGCCGACAATATGTCCGAGGACCTGAAGTCCGGGGCGCTCGTCTACCATCGCCTGCCCAAGCCCGGAAAGCTGGAGATCCAGGCCACCAAACCGCTCGGCAACCAGCGCGACCTCGCGCTCGCCTACTCGCCGGGCGTGGCCGCCGCCTGCATGGCGATCCACGAGGATCCGCAGGAGGCCGCGACCCTCACGATCCGCCAGAACCTCGTCGCCGTGCTGTCGAACGGCACCGCCGTGCTCGGCCTCGGCAATATCGGCCCGCTCGCCTCCAAGCCCGTGATGGAGGGCAAGGCGGTCCTGTTCAAGAAGTTCGCCGGCATCGACGTGTTCGACATCGAGGTCGACCAGCTCGACGTCGACAAGCTCGTCGACGTGGTCTGCGCGCTGGAGCCAACCTTCGGTGGTATCAACCTGGAGGACATCAAGGCGCCCGAGTGCTTCGAGGTCGAGGAGCGCTGCCGGGCCCGGATGAACATCCCGGTCTTCCACGACGACCAGCACGGCACCGCGATCATCGTGGCGGCCGCCGTCCTCAACGCGCTCGAACTCGCCGGCAAGAACCTCACTGAGGCCAAGATCGTCACCTCGGGCGCCGGCGCGGCGGCGCTCGCCTGCCTCAACCTCTTGGTCTCGCTCGGCGCCAAGGTCGAGAACATCACGGTCACCGACATCAAGGGCGTGGTTTATGCCGGCCGCACCGAGCTGATGGACCGCTGGAAGGACGTCTACGCCAAGGAGACCGAGGCGCGGACGCTCGCGGACGTCATCCCGGGCGCCGACATCTTCATCGGTCTCTCGGCGGGCGGGGTCCTGAAGCCCGAGTATCTCGAGAAGATGGCCGAGAAGCCGCTGATCATGGCGCTCGCCAACCCCTATCCGGAGATCATGCCGGATCTCGCCGAGAAGGCGCGGCCGGACGCGATGATCTGCACCGGGCGCTCGGATTTCCCGAACCAGGTCAACAACGTCCTCTGCTTCCCCTACATCTTCCGCGGCGCACTCGATGTCGGCGCCCACAAGATCAACGAGGAGATGAAGATCGCCGCCGTGAAGGCGATCGCCGCGCTCGCCCGCGAGACGCCCTCGGACGTGGTGGCCCGCGCCTACGGTGGCGAGGCCCGCCCCTTCGGCCCCCGCTCGCTGATCCCGAGCCCGTTCGACCCGCGCCTGATCCTGCGCATCGCGCCGGCCGTCGCTAAGGCCGCGATGGATTCGGGCGTCGCCGGCCGGCCGGTCGCCGACATCGACGCCTACGCCGAGTCGCTGGACCGCTTCGTGCACCGCTCGGGCTTCATCATGAAGCCGCTCTTCTCGAAGGCCAAGGAGGCGCCCAAGCGCGTCATCTACGCCGAGGGCGAGGACGAGCGGGTGCTGCGCGCCGTCCAGGCGCTCGTCGAGGACGGAGTGGCCAAGCCCATCCTGGTCGGGCGCCCGCGGGTGGTCGAGACCCGGCTCAAGCGCTTCGGCCTGTCGATCCAGGAGGGCCGCGACTTCGAGCTGATCGATCCCGAGGACGATCCGCGCTACCGCGCCTACGTGCAGACCTATCTGGAGGTCGCGGGCCGACGCGGCATCACGCCGGAGGCCGCCCGCACGCTGGTGCGCACCAACACCACGGTGATCGGCGCGATCGCGGTCCGCCGCGGCGAGGCCGACGCGCTGATCTGCGGCCTCGAGGGTCGGTTCGAGACGCGCCTGCGCATCATCCGCGACGTGATCGGGCTGAAGCCCGGCCTGACCCAGTGCGCCGCGATGAGCCTCATCGTCACCAAGAAGGGCGCCTTCTTCCTGGCCGACACCCATGTCCGGCCCGATCCGACCGAGGACGAGATCGTCGAGGTCGCGCTGGCCTGCGCCAACCATGTCAGCCGGTTCGGGCAGACCCCGAAGATCGCGCTGCTCAGCCACTCCGATTTCGGCCAGTCCGACACGACCTCGGCCCGGAAGATGCGCGCCGCGCTGGAGACGCTGCAGGAGCGGGCGCCGAGCCTGCAGGTGGACGGCGAGATGCAGGCCGATTCGGCCCTCTCCGAGCTGATCCGCGACCGGGTCCTGCCGGGCTCGCGGCTGAAGGGCTCGGCCAACGTGCTGATCTTCCCGAACCTGGACGCGGCCAACATCGCCTTCCAGTTCGCCAAGGTGCTGGCCGACGCCCTGCCGGTCGGCCCCCTGCTGATCGGCCCGGCCAAGCCCGCCCACATCCTCACGCCCTCGGTGACGGCGCGCGGCATCGTCAACGTGACGGTGGCCGCGGTGGTCGAGGCGCAGGGCGGTGAGGTCGATGCGGGCCGGGACGCCGCCGAGACCGGCGCCGGACTCCAGGCGGAGTAG